One part of the Candida albicans SC5314 chromosome R, complete sequence genome encodes these proteins:
- a CDS encoding rRNA-processing protein (Putative 90S preribosome component; Hap43p-induced gene; possibly an essential gene, disruptants not obtained by UAU1 method) has product MSRGKTIRPSYYDEEESSQDELSHTLSKGRSNIGSQSDDEEMSKISFGALNRAQSKLNKHNQKHKTQEDNYKSSEEEFFDSDSDSDGPPEETSSKDTKKKKNKHAPSESSSKRPVSRIRDIPGLPSRKQQTLHTDIRFDAAYGKADLAKARKDYAFLDEYRKQEIANMESLLKDKKSKLNDDEREEIKLQLQSLKSRMDTLKNRDLENNILSNYKKQQMESFKEGKVNKPYFLKRSDKRKILQKAKFDSMKPKQREKAMERKRKKRLGKEFRQLEFKPTNR; this is encoded by the coding sequence ATGTCAAGAGGTAAAACAATAAGACCGTCGTATTACGATGAAGAGGAATCTTCACAAGATGAATTGAGTCACACTTTAAGTAAAGGCCGTTCAAATATTGGCTCACAAtcagatgatgaagaaatgtCCAAAATATCATTTGGTGCTCTTAATCGAGCCCAATCTAAATTGAACAAACACAATCAAAAACATAAAACACAGGAGGACAACTATAAGTCTTCAGAAGAAGAGTTTTTTGATTCAGACTCAGATTCAGACGGTCCACCAGAGGAAACAAGTTCTAAAGATactaaaaagaagaaaaacaaacatGCTCCATCAGAATCCTCTTCCAAAAGACCAGTTTCAAGGATAAGAGATATACCTGGATTACCGTCtagaaaacaacaaactttGCATACCGATATTAGGTTTGATGCTGCGTATGGGAAAGCTGATTTGGCCAAGGCAAGAAAAGATTATGCCTTTTTAGATGAATATCGAAAGCAAGAAATAGCGAATATGGAAAGTttattaaaagataaaaagagtaaattgaatgatgatgaaagagaagaaatcaaactaCAGTTACAATCATTAAAATCTCGTATGGATACTTTGAAAAATCgtgatttggaaaataatatcttatcaaattataaaaagCAACAAATGGAAAGTTTCAAAGAAGGTAAAGTGAATAAACCTTATTTTCTTAAACGTAGTGATAAACGTAAGATATTACAAAAGGCCAAATTTGATTCTATGAAGCCTaaacaaagagaaaagGCAATGGAAAggaaaaggaagaagagaTTGGGTAAAGAATTCAGACAATTGGAATTCAAACCAACTAATCGTTAA
- the SPT10 gene encoding Spt10p (Ortholog(s) have promoter-specific chromatin binding, sequence-specific DNA binding activity): protein MSGHVSHSTPLSISTSRSNTPGEEIDKSTGNILINIDPYAILLKDGSTKATIYPISSPNDISPNLLAFLWDEYNMEIEKGETLTFYEPLSFESFISHWFDSTSIVAIMAVGDETNMDDLGNDELHEWPSELLGIFNIKPNFPGCQRSGHICTGEFLVNAGIRGRGIGKTLTDCFMQWALKLGYTYVIFNLVLETNVAARKLWESLNFSRLGKINNVAIMGHDDQERELVDGIIYGKSIENTIGESSNRDRKTPESESDSNNSKFENLKYYLQTGNYPPNVDNKEKSRLRANKANYYLQDDKLMVNGREVVSNIDLQLKICQLTHEENGHSGINRTTTLISQKYHWIRIKETVARALKLCQECKNNSLQAKEEFLNQSNKRIKLQKKTSNNDTPMPLLDNRQFEQAVIQAKQRLNDPNGVSYADVARSAIDDDSQIQSKQQSIHPEVKKYDKLSNSNQTSSVDPSVRTYY from the coding sequence ATGTCAGGCCATGTATCTCATAGTAcaccattatcaatatcaacttCTAGGAGTAATACCCCTggtgaagaaattgataaatctaCCGGAAATATACTAATAAATATCGATCCCTATGCTATACTACTAAAAGATGGATCTACTAAAGCCACCATATACCCTATCTCATCTCCCAATGACATATCACCCAATCTACTAGCATTTCTATGGGATGAATATAATatggaaattgaaaaaggcGAAACTCTAACTTTCTATGAACCATTATCATTCGAATCATTTATTTCCCATTGGTTTGATTCAACCAGTATAGTGGCCATAATGGCTGTCGGTGATGAAACCAACATGGATGACCTTGGTAATGATGAATTACATGAATGGCCTAGTGAATTACTTggaattttcaatattaagCCAAATTTCCCTGGTTGTCAAAGAAGTGGACATATATGTACTGGAGAATTTTTAGTCAATGCTGGGATAAGGGGTCGAGGGATTGGCAAGACTTTAACGGACTGTTTTATGCAATGGGCTCTTAAATTGGGTTATACTTATGTTATATTTAATCTAGTACTAGAAACTAATGTTGCAGCAAGAAAATTATGGGAATCACTTAATTTTTCCAGATTAggaaaaattaataatgtGGCTATTATGGGTCATGATGATCAAGAACGTGAATTAGTTGATGGAATAATATATGGGAaaagtattgaaaataCTATAGGGGAATCAAGTAACAGGGACAGGAAAACCCCGGAATCGGAATCGGATTCAAATAATagtaaatttgaaaatttgaaatattatttacaGACAGGCAATTATCCACCCAATGTCGATAATAAGGAAAAATCACGATTACGAGCAAATAAAgccaattattatttacaagatgataaattaatggTCAATGGGAGAGAAGTTGTATCTAATATagatttacaattgaaaatatgtCAATTGACTCATGAAGAAAATGGACATCTGGGGATTAATCGAACAACTACATTAATCAGTCAAAAATATCATTGGATAAGGATTAAAGAAACAGTGGCAAGAGCATTAAAATTATGTCAAGAATGTAAGAATAATTCACTTCAGGCAAAGgaagaatttttaaatcaatccaataaaagaattaaattacaaaagaaaacaagCAACAATGATACGCCAATGCCATTATTAGATAATCGACAATTTGAACAGGCAGTAATTCAAGCAAAACAACGACTAAATGATCCAAATGGTGTATCTTATGCTGATGTAGCTAGATCTgctattgatgatgattcaCAAATCcaatcaaaacaacaaagCATACATCCTGAAGTTAAAAAATATGATAAATTGTCCAATAGTAATCAAACCCTGTCAGTCGATCCATCAGTTAGAACTTACTACTAG